The Methanococcoides sp. LMO-2 genome segment CCAAAATCTTTTTTTGTGGCTGCATAATCAATCATATACACTTCATTTGAATGCAGTGAATTTGAAGAAATCATGCCTATTGTTGTTGCTTTTTTGTCGCTTCCCAAGCTTGGGACCCGGGTTCGAATCCCGGCAGTCGCATGGGTTTCTGATAGTGATTTTTGCAGAGATTTGAGCTGTTACTTCAGCCAAAATGAGACAAGTCGAAAATAAATTGAATAAATGATAATTTTGAAATTTAATGATATTGAAAACTAAAAGACATATCAACCCAAACAGTCTTCAAAAGTCGATCGGCCTGAGATCAAATCTCTCCCCTGCAAGATCGAATGGGCTGGAATCGATCATCAAAAGGATAAGAGAGATAGCTCAGGAAGAAGCCAACATCGGATAAATTTATACTCATACGCATCATATCTACTAACATGCCATATCCGATTGCGCACGTAATGTTCTTCGTGTTCTGCATCTGTGCAGTAGCAGTTTATACTACTGTTGCAGGACTCCTTCGAAGGACTATCACAACTGAACAGACCCCGCGTCTCCTGTTGCTATTATTAATAGGTAGTTTTTTTGCGCTTTATCCGGACATCACTGCCCCATATAATTATCTGGTACACGGCACTCTGGAACACACCACCGTAGGACTAGTTCCGACGCATTCACTGCTGTTTAGCTTCTCTGCACTCCTGTTTGGAGTACTTATTGGATATGCGATATATAGGGAATTTGCCAGAGCATTGTATGTGGGACTTTTCGCCGAGTCTGCATCCCTTTCACACCTGTTGCTTGATGACCTTGCCGGAGCAAGGATATATTATTTCTATCCGATATCAGATATAGCGTTTAGTGTCTTCTCACGTGTGGATGTAGAATTGGCATGTATGAATCGTATCTATTATATGCTCTCATCCTATGTGGTGGTTCTCTTCATCTCTTTTGTGATAATGCTTGCATTGTTTTCACTGAGTCACCTTGGTTTTGAGTTCAGATATCGGTCTGAGAAGTGACCTTGTGCTGACTCATGGAACCCACATTTTTATTAAATGGTGACAAAATATTTCAATGTGGACGACATTGTAAATTTATGACTCCAACACAAACGATCCTTGCAATCCTTCTTCTAACAATCTCACTAACCTGCATCGGCTGCATCGAAAATACACAGGCAGACCCGGACACCACCATAAATGCACGCTCTGTTGAGGAATATGACCTTGCTGCTGCGAACAATGCCTTTGCCTTTGACCTGTACTCGGAATTACAGGACGGAAGCAATGAGAACCTGCTAATATCCCCTTACAGCATCTTCACTGCAATGGCGATCTGTTATGAAGGAGCTGAGGGAACAACGCACCAGCAAATGGCAGAGGTGCTCTATTATCCTCTTGACAAAAACGTCCTGAGAATTGCCGCTAAAGACTATATTGATACTGTAAACCGGAATTCCAATGACTACGAGCTGGAAACTGCGAACGCACTCTGGTTACGGGAAGATCAGCGACTTGTAGCTGACTACGAGAAGAACATCGAGGAATATTATAATGGAGATGTCGAGAAGCTTGATTTTGAAGGTAGGCCTGAAGAATCTGCAAGGGTGGTCAATGAGTGGGTCGAAGAGCAAACCAACAACAAGATAAAGGACCTCATCAACGGACACTCATTTGACGGGCACACCAAGCTTGTGGTCACGAATGCCATTTATTTCAATGGTAAATGGAAAGAGGAATTCATGGAGCACAGGACGAGCGAAGAAACTTTCTATCTCTCAGGCGGCGAGGAGATCCAGACAGACATGATGTATGCCATAAGGAAGTTCAGTTATGGTGAAACCCCGGAAACAAAGATACTGGAACTCCCCTACAAGGGGGATGACCTTTCAATGTACATTGTACTTCCGAATGATAACGACATTGAAGCTCTTGAGAATAATTTCAATTCCCATGACTATGAGAAGCTAAAAAGAGAAATGGAGGAGGAGCATGAAGTCAACATATGGTTGCCAAAATTCAAATTCCAGACTAAAAAAGAGCTATCAAGTCCACTTATAAGTATGGGATTAACTGATGCATTCACTAAATTCGGCCTTTCCGGAATAACTGAAGAAACGGACCTGACAATCTCAGAAGTGATCCATCAGGCATCTATCGACGTGCAGGAGAAAGGAACAGAAGCCGCTGCTGCAACAGCAGTTGAAGCAGTCGACTGCGCCATGGTCGATGAGCCTATCATAAAAGAGTTCAGGGCAGACCACCCCTTCATGTTCTTCATCGAAGACAAAAGGACCGGGTGCATCCTCTTCATGGGGAAGGTTGAACATCCGGAGTACGATGAGATTACAGCAAAATGAGATCCAAATGATCTTTAAAAGCAAGTGGAAGGATGAACAGTCCGCATGACTGTCATTCCACTTCGGCTTCCGTTTCTTTTTTCTTCCCATTCATAAATTCCGGCACTATATCATGCATCTCCTCAGGAGAATACCTGATAGCAAGGACACGCACAATTCCCAGCACCAGTATAAGTGCTGAAAGTGCAAGGATGAACTCTGAATCAAACTCCTTTGCATACATGCCCACGGCGATCTCGCGCATGACTATCAAGATGGTGGCATCAGTAACGTATGTCAGTTTGATGCGCTCATGCTCATGGTAATCCACAAATATGTTGAAAAGGTCGATCAGTATGAAAATTGTAAGGACACTGGAGACCATGTGATTAAATCCGAGATCCAGGGATGTGAAGGCCGTGAATCTCAATTCCAGCAAGGTAATTCCCATCCCGACGACCAGCGTAAGGAGAAGGATGTACAATACGACCGTGGTTATTGAATCGATGATCTTTCTGAATATCTTAGTGTTGTCTATCATGTTGTTACCTGAAGGAGGAGTCATGGACAATGACCCTCAGGCGTTGAATAGACAGATAGGTATATGGATTTTATCTGGATAGAATATAGATACGAACATAAAGTAAATAGAATAAATAGAAAAAGTAGGAACAAAAAACTGATCATCCTTTTCCGAAAAGTTCCCTGATCAAAGGACCTCACACCTCATAGAACTCCTCAGGATACTCCACGACACCCCTTACATCATCCAATGAACCATCAACAAGCTCCATTGCCATGAACGCGTCGTCCGGCACATCCTCGAAAGGAGAACGGATACCCCAGTTTGATGCGGGCCTGAAACCAAAGCGAGGATAGTATTCCGGGTGACCCACAACCACAACCGACCTGTATCCGAGGTTCTCTGCCACTGTTAAACCTTCCTTTATTAGGGCACTTCCAATACCCTGCCTCTGGAAGTCAGGGAGAACTGCCATAGGAGCAAGTGAAAGAGTATCGAATTCCTTCCCGTCATCAACGATCCTCACTGGGAAGAACAGAATGTGACCCACTATCCTGCCATCGACCTCTGCGACAAGTGAAAGTTCGGGAACAAAATCGGCATGCATCCTTAAGTTCACAACAAGCCGCCCCTCATTTTCCTGCCCAAATGCGTGATCGTTCACCTCTGTGATCGCGAGATAATCGTTGTCCTCTTCTTTCCTTACAAGCATATCTGATCCCAAAAAAAAGATAGAGTGCCTGAAATAAATATTTTGCCGGACATACCGGGATCAATTGTCAGTAAAGGATACAGTAGCCCTGTTCCTTGTCAGGTCTGCGATGCGTGAGATGAGATCATCCTCTGTCCCTTTTCTCACTTCCACAGACAGCTCCACGATATCGGAGTAGTTCTCATCCAGCACGGCCCCACATTCTTCCACCAGCTTCTTCACAGGCTGCATGTCGGAATAGCTGACCTTCAGTTCCAGGGTCACCGTTTCATGCACCTCAATTATCCCTGCCCCCTCAATGGCTGCAACCGCCGCCTCACGATAGGCCCTGGAAAGGCCTCCGAAACCCAGTTTGATCCCACCGAAATAGCGGGTCACCACCACCGCCACGTTGGTAAGCTCCTTAAGCTCCAGCACCTTGAACACCGGTTTTCCGGAGCTACCTGCAGGCTCGCCGTCATCATCATACTTTGCCACGAGGGTGCTGCCGTTCTTGATAAGGTAGGCAGAGACGTTGTGATTGGCATCGCTGTATCGCTCCTTTACGGAATTTACAAAGGCCTTTGCATCCTCTTCGTTCCTTATGGGAATGGCATGGCCTATGAAGACAGAGTTCTTTAACTCCTTTTCAGCAACACCATCAGATCTGACCGTTCGATACAAGGGATCACCTGTACAACAAAGTGAATATTAATAAGAGGTAAACATCTATCATTAAACCTGTAGAAGAGATCAGATGCAATACCGTGCAACCTCAAGAGATAGCTGATATTACATAAAATAGAGGGATAAGATGTTATACCGTAAATTTGGAAGAACCGGAGAGGATGTTTCAATACTTGGTTTCGGGTGTATGAGATTACCTGTGATCGATGGAAAAGAGGACAGGATCGATGAGGAGCAGGCAACCCGGATGATAGAATACGCCATCGAAAAGGGCGTGAACTATTTTGACACCGCTTACCCCTACCACGAAGGAAAAAGCGAACCTTTCGTGGGAAAGGTCCTGAGCAATGGTTACCGTGAGAAGGTATTCCTGGCTACAAAATTGCCCCTCTGGCTTGTGGAAAAGAGAGAAGATATGGACCGCTTCCTTGACGAACAGCTCCGCAGGCTGCAGACAGACTATTTCGATTTTTACCTCATGCACGGCTTCACAAGAGGTCACTGGGAAAAGATGAAGGAACTGGGAATGTTCGACTTTATTGAAAGTGCACTATCTTCAGGTAAGATAAAGTACATCGGGTTCTCCTTCCACGACGACATCTCTGTGTTCAAAGAGATCGTGGACGGTTATGACTGGGACTTCTGCATGATACAGTACAACTTCATGGATGAGAACTACCAGGCAGGAAAGGAAGGCCTTCTGTATGCTGCTGAGAAGGGACTTGGTGTTGCCATCATGGAACCACTACGCGGAGGCAGTCTTGTACAGGTCCCTGATGATGTGCAGCGGATATGGGACAGTGCGGATGTTAAACGCACACCTGCAAACTGGTGCCTGCAATATCTCTGGGACCAGCCGCAGGTCAGCATTGTCCTGAGCGGAGTGAGCAATTTCGAACAGCTAGAACAGAACATTGCCTATGCAGAAGAAGGGATTGCAGGCGGGCTTTCAGAGAAAGAGCACGACCTAATATGTAAGGTCCGTGAAGTGTATCTTGAAAAGACCGAGGTCAACTGTACCAACTGCAAATACTGCCTGCCCTGCCCATCTGGCGTTAACATACCTGCTGCATTCACCTACCTCAACAGTGCCTCTATTTACGGCAACCTTGAAAAGGCACGCCACCACTACGAGATGTTCGTACCACCTGAGGAGCGGGCATCAAGATGTATTGAATGCGGATTGTGCGAAGAGAAATGCCCACAGCATATTTCCATACAGGAAATGCTGAAACACGCATCAAAAGTTCTTGAGAACTGAAGAAATAGATACATACTTAAAAAAATTCATATATAATTAAGTAATCATAATAATGAGTATAATATTTCTTCTTTGGAAGGCAGCCCCAAATGACAGGTCAAGTAGAGAGTGTCACGATGCATAATGCATTGGACGTGGAAGAGAACAGATGCAGCTTCCTCATAGAGAACATAAGCGACATATTCTATATTTTGAACTCTGACGGCGTGATAGATTACATCAGTCCCCAGATAAGCAAATTTGGGCTGGATTCCCAAAAGATGCATCAAACCCATTTTCTCAAATACATCAATTCATCAGATCGTGAGATACTTGCATCCGGATTCCGGAAGATGATGACTGACAGGACTCCTTTTGACACACTTCTAAGGGTCCTTGACCAAGATGGCGAAGAGCACTGGATCGAGAACCATGCTGAGTTCCAGAAAGCTGCTAACGGGAAGAACTCCAGGATCATCGGCATAATGAAGGATGTCACCGAACAGATCTCAATGGAAAAGGAACTCCAGAAGCTCCGTGACAACTCCAATGAAGAACTGGAGGGTTGGAATGCAGAGCTGATAAGTTCCAATGAAGAGCTCAAAAAAGAGAATGAGGAACTCAAAAAATCAGGAGAAAGAGTTACCGGGCTCAGCCAGTTCCAGCAAACCGTCATTGAGAACGCTGACATATGGCTTGATGTCCTTAACAAGGACGTTGAGGTAGTAATATGGAACAACGCCGCAGAAAGGATAAGTGGTTATTCAAGGGACGAAGTCGTCGGAAGTACCCGAATCTGGGAAAAACTTTACCCTGATGAAGAATATCGCGAAGAGGTATTCTCGACAATAGCCAGGATAATCGAGGAAGGACTGGAAGTCTCCGACCTGGAAACCATCATCACCAGAAAGGATGGCGAAGAACGTGTAGTCTCATGGAACTATAAAAAACTCCTGAACACAAAAGGAGAGAATATAGGAACCATCGGCATAGGAAATGATATTACCAAAAGGAAAGAAGCGGAAGAGATGCAGATAAAGCATGTCCACTTCCTGCAGGAGCTCATTGATGCGATCCCTGCGCCTATATGTTACAAAGACAAGGAAGGGGCATATTTGGGATGCAACATGGCGTTTGAGAACTTTTCAGGTGTCAGAAAAGAGGATATGATCGGAAAGCTGGCATCCGAGCTACATGTAGATGAACTGATAGGGGAACCGGATCATACAGATATGGAACTCATCGAAACCGGGGGAACAAGGACCTACGAAAAAGAAGTTACCTATGCCAGCGACCAGAAAAAACACAATATTCTTGTAAACAAATCTGTTTTCACTGACATAAAAGGGAATGTCCTGGGAGTTATAAGCGTTCTTCTTGACATCACCGAACGTGTCAGGTCAGAGATGATCCTGAAAGATTATGCTGAACAACTTGAACATTCCAACGAACTTAAAGATATCTTCACCGACATCATGCGCCATGATCTCCTGAACCATGCGAACGTTGTCAACGGGTTTGCCTACATGCTGCTGGAAATGGAAAAGGATGAGAAGAAGATAAGTAAACTGGAGAACATCGAGACGAGTAACCGTAAGCTTATGGAACTTATCGAGTCTGCGGCCTCTTTTGCAAAGTTCGAGACCATCGAAGACATCAAATTCGAATCCATCGAACTTTCAGGTATGTTAAAAGATGTCTCTAAAAATTTCCATTATCAAGCCAGCCAAAAGAAAGTTGTTATCGAATATCCGGAACAGGGAACATATAATGCACTGGCAAATCCCATGATAGAAGAGGTCTTTGCAAACCTCATATCAAATGCCATAAAATATGGCCCGGATAACTCAAGGGTTATTGTGAATATCCTTGATAAAGACCAGGAATGGAAGGTCACCGTCACCGATTTCGGAGAAGGTATCCCGGATGATGAGAAATCACTGGTCTTTGACCGTTTCAAGCGGCTGGAAAAAGGCAGTGTCAAAGGAACGGGGCTGGGACTTGCTATTGTCAAAAGGATCGTCGACCTGCACGGAGGATCTCTCAGTGTGGAGGATAATTCCGAAAGCAATGGAACCGTATTCGGGGTAACTTTAAGGAAAGCCTGAGATCTTTTTCTAGCTTAAAGGTTCAAAAAAGCTTCATGGTTGCAGGGCTTTGAAAGGGCACATCTTTAAAACTTAATTTTATCTGCATATTTGACGCTACATTTCAAAGATTTTTTTCAATATGTTGTATCTATTTATATATTATTTTTTACTATGAAGCTCCCGGGAACAATTATAGTTATATACATGACATGAGCATAATAATATCCTGTTTTGTTTTTCTACTGCTCGGGGGGCAAACTATAGAAAAAGATACCAAAGACTACGTTTCCATAAAGGATCTTGTTAACAAAGGTTAGGTTAAATATCGATACCTTATCGAGAACACCAAGGATATAGTTTATATTACAAATGAAGAAGGCATAATTCTTTACATCAGTCCCCAGATCACAAGATATGGGTTTGATCCTGGAGAGATGGAGAACACTCCATTTTCAGATTACCTTCATCCGGAAGACCGCGGAAAGATAGTTGCTGCTTTCCAGAAAGCAATGATCAATAAAAATGCCCCTTCCATCACATTCAGGATGCCTGATAGTGAAGGAAATATTCACTGGATAGAGAACTACCCCCACTTCCAGAGCGATGAAAACGGGAACTCCCGGGGATTGATAGGCGTACTCCGGGATGTAACAAAGCACAAGGCTGTAGAGGACGAACTCAAGAAATACCAGAATCATCTCGAAGAGCTCGTGGAGATCAGGACATCTGAGCTTAAAGCAGCCAATGAAAAGCTCAAACTGGAGATCACAGAAAGAAAGCGTGCTGAAGAATCATTAAAAGAAAAAGAGAGGCATATAAGTAGCCTTTTCGATGTAGCTCCCATAGGCATCGGGTTTTCCTATGACAGAAAGATAATGGATGCTAATGAAGAAGCTTACCGCATACTTGGATACTCAAAAGATGCTGTGATTGGAAAAGACACCCGCATGTACTACCCATCTGATGAACATTACAGAGAGGTGGGAAAAGTAATTGAAGCCGTCATAAGGGAAAGAAAGACGCATACAATAGATACACAGCTCGTAAACAAAGATGGAAAGATCATTGATATTTCCCTGAAACTCGCACTTCTGGACAGTGAAGACACGTCAAGAGGGATCATATACACCCTGCAGGACATTACAGAACTTAAAAAATATGAGAAGGACATCAGGGAAAAGGAAGCAAAGATCAGGAGCGCATTCCTTGCAACCCCAATAGGTATCGGAGTTGTATGGGACAGGGTGTTCAGGGATGTTAATGACAATATGTGCGATCTTGTCGGGTACTCCAGGGAAGAGATAATCGGGACAAATACCCGGTTCCTCTACCCCAATGATGATGAGTACTACAGGATCGGTGCTCTGTTGCAGGGCATGATAAGGACAAAGGAACCACTCAAAACACAGGGCAGATGGATACGCAAGGATGGAAAAGAGATCAACGTTGCTTTTACCTTTGCACTTGTAGACCCCCAGGATCCGCCTGCTGGGATCACGTTCACAGTAGAGGATATCACTGAGAAACTATTGGCTGAAGAGAAGATATGCAACCTGACCCAGTTCCAGCAGACAGTTATCGAAAATGCGGATATCTGGCTTAACGTCCTTAACGAAAAGGCAGAAGTTGTCATATGGAACAATGCTGCAGAAAAAATAAGCGGGTATTCCAGGGAAGAGATCATTGGTAGTGACAGGATCTGGGAACTTCTATATCCTGAAGAAGAATATCGCAAAGAGATATTTGCAGAGGCTAAGGCCATTCTGGAACAGGGCAAGCGGGTAGCAGGGCTCGAGACCACCATCATAAGAAAGGATGGCGAAGAACGCATTATATCATGGAACTCCAGAAACCTTGTCAATGAAAAAAGGGAAGTCATCGGATCCATTGCCATTGGAAACGACATCACTCAAAGGAAGGAGGCTGAAAAGGTACAGAAGACCTACTTCCACTTCCTTCAGGAACTCATCGATGCAGTCCCGGTCCCCGTATTCTACAAGAATAAGGATGGAACATACCTTGGATGCAACAAGGCATTTGAGAATTTCATCGGAATTAAGAAAGAAGACCTTGTTGGTAAAACGGTATTTGATATTGCACCCGAAGATCTTGCAATACAATACTATGAAAAGGATAACGAGCTTTTCGAGAAAGGCGGAATACAGGTCTACGAATCATCCACCGAATCGCAGACTGATAGTTCAATAAGAAGAGTGATGTTCAACAAATCCCTTTTCACGGACCTCAACGGGGAGACTGCCGGTCTGGTCGGAGCAATAATAGATATAACCGAGATCAAGGAAAATGAGGAGATACTCAGGAAATATACAGAACAGCTTGAGCGCTCGAACGAGCTTAAAGGCATCTTTACAGATATACTAAGCCATGATATCCTGAACCATGCAACAGTCATCGACGGATATACCTGTCTTCTGCTTGCAGAAGAAGATGGTGAAGATAAATTGGAAAAACTGGAAAAGATAGAGAACACGAACAGGAAGCTCATCGAGCTTATTGACTGTGTGGCAGCTTTTGCCAAACTGGAATCAATGGACGAGATAAACTTTGAAACAGTAGATCTTATGAAAGTCCTGAATGATTGTACATCCCAGTTCGAATACCAAGCTGCACAAAAAAGCATACAGATCGTGCTTGAGAACGATAGAAAATGTGATACTGTTGCCAATATGATGATCGAGGAAGTATTCGCGAACCTCGTATCAAATGCTGTAAAGTACAGCCCTGAGAATAAGGACATAAAGATCGGAGTAAAGGACCGGAATGAGCACTGGAAGATCACAATTACGGACTCCGGAGAAGGCATTGCAGATAAGGACAAGCAGCTGGTCTTCGACCGCTTCAAAAGAGCAGTTGGAGATTGCAATATAAAGGGAAGCGGACTTGGTCTCGCAATTGTCAAGAGAATAGTCGAACTGCATGGCGGACAGGTTGGAGTGGAAGACAACCCGAACGGTCCGGGAAGTGTTTTCTGGGTAACGTTAAAGAAAGCTTAATTCAATATTAAAACAAAATAGAATAATTGAAACGGAGGTTATTGAAGTGGAAGAATTTACAAAGGAACAACTTGCAAAATACAATGGTCAGGACGGAGAAAAGTGCTACATAGCATATCAGGGAAAGGTCTACGATGTAACTGAAAGCATGCTATGGGATGAGGGAGATCATCAGGGAATGCATGAAGGTGGAATTGACCTTACAGAGGAAATGGACGATTCACCCCATGACGATGATGTTATGGAAGATTTCCCTGTTGTCGGTACATTGGTAGAATAAGGTTTTTTAATTAATGGTCTTTTTAAGGCTACTCCCGGGCATTATTGGAAATGCCCGGAATACACATATTAATTTTTTACAATCATATTTCCTGATAGTAGACACTCCTTCGTCCCTCTGGCTTAAAACGGCAATTTTTGCCTGATTAATGGAAAAATATATAAACAAATTTTCCGACTTGAAGGCATGAGAAAGTATGTCGTTAAGTGTCCGAAATGTGGAGAAGTGCAGGACCCATACGCATTACATTGTAAAAATGGTGATGCATTACTGCGTACAGAATATTCCAAAAAACAGATCGAACCGGCCGATCTGCCAGGGATATGGAGATATATCGACTGGCTACCGGTGAATGGTATCATAGAAGAAGGTACCGGAAGACCTGTGACATACAAGAGTGAAGGTTTTGCAAAAGAACTTGGGCTTAACGACCTGAACATCACTTTTAACGGATACTGGCCTGAAAAAGAGGCCTTCATAAAAACATGCAGCTTCAAGGACCTCGAGTCCTTCCCCACAATGCAGCGTTTGATAGAGAGGGATGAAGAACGTATTATGGTGGTCGCATCTGCCGGCAACACAGCCCGAGCCTTTGCTCATGTGGCATCCATAACAGGACAGAAGTTGCTGCTGATAGTACCAAAGAACAGCATTCACCGCCTGTGGACAACGAATGATGACACATCATCCATATGTACTGTCACTGTGGAAGGTGACTACTACCAGGCTATCGCAATGGCAGAAAAGATAGCAGCAAAAGAAGGATTTGTAAGTGAGGGTGGTGCCCGCAACGTTGCCAGAAGGGACGGCATGGCAACCGTGATGCTGGATGCTGTGCTCACTACAGGAAGCCTCCCACAACACTATTTCCAGGCAGTTGGCAGCGGAACAGGTGGCATCTCGGTCTGGGAAGCATCAATGAGACTCCTAGAGGACGGTCGCTTCGGCAACAACATGCCACGACTTCATCTTGCCCAGAACCTGCCATGTGCTCCGCTCTACTCATTATGGACCGGTATGGAACTTACCGGACGTTGCCCTGAAGAGATGCATGACGATGTGCTCTACAACAGGAAACCACCATACTCAGCCAGTGGCGGAGTAAAGGATGCACTTGATGACACTAACGGGATAATCTACGGTATCACTAACAAGGAAGCCGAAGATGCACAGAAGCTTTTTGAAGAGACCGAAAGCATTGATATATTGCCGGCACCGGGTGTTGCCTGTGCTGCACTGATCAAGGCTGTGGAGACCGGGGAGATCAATGACGATGACAGTATCGTGTTGAACATAACCGGTGGCGGACAAAAAAGACTTGAAGAAGATTTTGCTACAAAACAACTGGATGTCGGGCTTAGCGTATCCCCTGAAGACCCGGATTCTGAGAAAAAGATCCTGGGAAAGGTTTCCGAATTTTTTTACAAAGGAGGTTATTGAATGAGCAATTCTATCAAACTGACGATCATCGGAGGCATTAACAAGGATGGAACAAAGGAAGCTATCGACAGGGTGGAAGTGAACCCCGGAGATATCCTTGGCATAGTTGGTCCAACTGGCTCCGGAAAAAGTACGCTTATCGATGATATAGAACAGCTGGCACAGGGAGACACTCCCACCGGCCGCAGGATACTCATCAATGACGAAGAACCCGATACAAAGATGAGAGTTGACCCGCGCCTGAAGCTCATCGCACAGCTATCCCAGAACATGCATTTCCTTGCTGACATGACAGTTTCCGAGTTCCTGCAGATGCATGCCAGAAGCCGCGGAAAGGATCCTGAACTTATGTACAGGGTCATCGAACTTGCAAATACGCTTACAGGAGAACCCATCCGCGAGGATGAGCCGCTTACCGTTCTCAGTGGTGGCCAATCACGCTCCCTTATGACCGCCGACATCGCAGTGATCAGCGATTCACCCATCGTGCTTATCGATGAGATTGAGAATGCAGGAATTAAGAAGCAGGAAGCACTGGAACTTCTGGCCGGAGAGGGAAAGATCGTTGTGGTTGTCACACATGACCCT includes the following:
- a CDS encoding PAS domain S-box protein, with amino-acid sequence MTGQVESVTMHNALDVEENRCSFLIENISDIFYILNSDGVIDYISPQISKFGLDSQKMHQTHFLKYINSSDREILASGFRKMMTDRTPFDTLLRVLDQDGEEHWIENHAEFQKAANGKNSRIIGIMKDVTEQISMEKELQKLRDNSNEELEGWNAELISSNEELKKENEELKKSGERVTGLSQFQQTVIENADIWLDVLNKDVEVVIWNNAAERISGYSRDEVVGSTRIWEKLYPDEEYREEVFSTIARIIEEGLEVSDLETIITRKDGEERVVSWNYKKLLNTKGENIGTIGIGNDITKRKEAEEMQIKHVHFLQELIDAIPAPICYKDKEGAYLGCNMAFENFSGVRKEDMIGKLASELHVDELIGEPDHTDMELIETGGTRTYEKEVTYASDQKKHNILVNKSVFTDIKGNVLGVISVLLDITERVRSEMILKDYAEQLEHSNELKDIFTDIMRHDLLNHANVVNGFAYMLLEMEKDEKKISKLENIETSNRKLMELIESAASFAKFETIEDIKFESIELSGMLKDVSKNFHYQASQKKVVIEYPEQGTYNALANPMIEEVFANLISNAIKYGPDNSRVIVNILDKDQEWKVTVTDFGEGIPDDEKSLVFDRFKRLEKGSVKGTGLGLAIVKRIVDLHGGSLSVEDNSESNGTVFGVTLRKA
- a CDS encoding metal-dependent hydrolase; the encoded protein is MPYPIAHVMFFVFCICAVAVYTTVAGLLRRTITTEQTPRLLLLLLIGSFFALYPDITAPYNYLVHGTLEHTTVGLVPTHSLLFSFSALLFGVLIGYAIYREFARALYVGLFAESASLSHLLLDDLAGARIYYFYPISDIAFSVFSRVDVELACMNRIYYMLSSYVVVLFISFVIMLALFSLSHLGFEFRYRSEK
- a CDS encoding aldo/keto reductase; protein product: MLYRKFGRTGEDVSILGFGCMRLPVIDGKEDRIDEEQATRMIEYAIEKGVNYFDTAYPYHEGKSEPFVGKVLSNGYREKVFLATKLPLWLVEKREDMDRFLDEQLRRLQTDYFDFYLMHGFTRGHWEKMKELGMFDFIESALSSGKIKYIGFSFHDDISVFKEIVDGYDWDFCMIQYNFMDENYQAGKEGLLYAAEKGLGVAIMEPLRGGSLVQVPDDVQRIWDSADVKRTPANWCLQYLWDQPQVSIVLSGVSNFEQLEQNIAYAEEGIAGGLSEKEHDLICKVREVYLEKTEVNCTNCKYCLPCPSGVNIPAAFTYLNSASIYGNLEKARHHYEMFVPPEERASRCIECGLCEEKCPQHISIQEMLKHASKVLEN
- a CDS encoding phosphate-starvation-inducible PsiE family protein, yielding MTPPSGNNMIDNTKIFRKIIDSITTVVLYILLLTLVVGMGITLLELRFTAFTSLDLGFNHMVSSVLTIFILIDLFNIFVDYHEHERIKLTYVTDATILIVMREIAVGMYAKEFDSEFILALSALILVLGIVRVLAIRYSPEEMHDIVPEFMNGKKKETEAEVE
- a CDS encoding serpin family protein, which encodes MTPTQTILAILLLTISLTCIGCIENTQADPDTTINARSVEEYDLAAANNAFAFDLYSELQDGSNENLLISPYSIFTAMAICYEGAEGTTHQQMAEVLYYPLDKNVLRIAAKDYIDTVNRNSNDYELETANALWLREDQRLVADYEKNIEEYYNGDVEKLDFEGRPEESARVVNEWVEEQTNNKIKDLINGHSFDGHTKLVVTNAIYFNGKWKEEFMEHRTSEETFYLSGGEEIQTDMMYAIRKFSYGETPETKILELPYKGDDLSMYIVLPNDNDIEALENNFNSHDYEKLKREMEEEHEVNIWLPKFKFQTKKELSSPLISMGLTDAFTKFGLSGITEETDLTISEVIHQASIDVQEKGTEAAAATAVEAVDCAMVDEPIIKEFRADHPFMFFIEDKRTGCILFMGKVEHPEYDEITAK
- a CDS encoding N-acetyltransferase, with product MGSDMLVRKEEDNDYLAITEVNDHAFGQENEGRLVVNLRMHADFVPELSLVAEVDGRIVGHILFFPVRIVDDGKEFDTLSLAPMAVLPDFQRQGIGSALIKEGLTVAENLGYRSVVVVGHPEYYPRFGFRPASNWGIRSPFEDVPDDAFMAMELVDGSLDDVRGVVEYPEEFYEV
- a CDS encoding YigZ family protein, yielding MYRTVRSDGVAEKELKNSVFIGHAIPIRNEEDAKAFVNSVKERYSDANHNVSAYLIKNGSTLVAKYDDDGEPAGSSGKPVFKVLELKELTNVAVVVTRYFGGIKLGFGGLSRAYREAAVAAIEGAGIIEVHETVTLELKVSYSDMQPVKKLVEECGAVLDENYSDIVELSVEVRKGTEDDLISRIADLTRNRATVSFTDN
- a CDS encoding cytochrome b5 domain-containing protein; the encoded protein is MEEFTKEQLAKYNGQDGEKCYIAYQGKVYDVTESMLWDEGDHQGMHEGGIDLTEEMDDSPHDDDVMEDFPVVGTLVE
- a CDS encoding sensor histidine kinase, whose translation is MIEEVFANLVSNAVKYSPENKDIKIGVKDRNEHWKITITDSGEGIADKDKQLVFDRFKRAVGDCNIKGSGLGLAIVKRIVELHGGQVGVEDNPNGPGSVFWVTLKKA